The following proteins come from a genomic window of Sorghum bicolor cultivar BTx623 chromosome 3, Sorghum_bicolor_NCBIv3, whole genome shotgun sequence:
- the LOC8061879 gene encoding HVA22-like protein f, which translates to MGVLGTLARNLDALVGPGIMLLYPLYASMRAIESPSSLDDQQWLTYWVLYSLITLFELSCWKVLQWFPLWPYMKLLFCCWLVLPIFNGAAYIYEAHVRRYFKIGNYVSPIYNERQRRVLQMMSLDARKSVERFIETHGPDALDKIIRAAEEEAKRT; encoded by the exons ATGGGTGTTCTTGGTACCCTTGCTAGAAATCTGGACGCCCTTGTCGG GCCAGGGATCATGCTGCTTTATCCTCT GTACGCGTCCATGCGCGCCATAGAGAGCCCTTCTTCCCTGGACGATCAGCAGTGGCTCACCTACTGGGTCCTGTACTCCCTGATCACCCTCTTCGAGCTCTCATGCTGGAAAGTGCTGCAGTG GTTTCCCCTGTGGCCGTACATGAAGCTGCTCTTCTGCTGCTGGCTGGTGCTGCCCATCTTCAACGGTGCGGCCTACATCTACGAAGCGCACGTCCGGCGCTACTTCAAGATCGGCAACTACGTGAGCCCCATCTACAACGAGCGCCAGCGCCGGGTGCTGCAGATGATGAGCCTCGACGCGCGCAAGTCCGTCGAGCGCTTCATCGAGACCCACGGGCCCGACGCCCTTGACAAGATCATCCGAGCT gctgaagaggaagccaagAGGACCTAG